In the genome of Rhodamnia argentea isolate NSW1041297 chromosome 3, ASM2092103v1, whole genome shotgun sequence, one region contains:
- the LOC115754044 gene encoding exocyst complex component EXO84C isoform X1 — protein MESSEEDDDFPSIESITSQSKIDSVYQSRTEKGIRKLCCELLDLKDAVENFCGNMRTKYLAFLRISEEVVEMKHELTEMQKHISSQGLLVQDLVTGVCSELEDWNKSCSVNDVAEENPLVCEEQDSTPSVLCNERMILLDNIDVLLAEHKVEEAMEALVAEERKTPELKGSADNLSEEAHSYRLAFLERKATVEDQLVELAEQPLVNIDERRKALSFLIKLGKGPSAHQLLLKSFGSRLQTRIDVFLPSSSLCPRIFSATLAKLVFSGISAITKESGLVFGDNPAYTNRVVQWAEWEIEYFVRLVKENAPSSETVSALHAACLCIQASLSYCSLLESQGLKLSKLLLVLLRPYIEEVLELNFRRARKAVLNLLESEENLPVSPRFVCPLSAFATSSDDALIDNGLKFMYIIDEILGQLTPLALVHFGANILNRISQLYDKYVDALNKALPGPSDDDNLTELKELLPFRAETDSQQLALLGMAYTIFDELLPDAIWNLWNPQSESKELVAGAMENASPSTPLPVEVKEWRRHLQHSFDKLRDHFCRQYVLSFIYSREGKTRLNAQIYLSESVEDQYLDSDPLPSLPFQALFAKLQQLATVAGDVLLEREKIQKILLARLTETVVMWLSEEQEFWSAFEDDSSAIQPLGLQQLILDMHFTVEIARFAGYPSRHVHQIASAIIARAIRTFSARGIDPQSTLPVDEWFVETAKLAINKLLGTSGSDTSEIDEDHIIHDDIISDTDETASSLSTVESVESFASASMGELESPMFTDPESEDIYVHTRVIYLAFS, from the exons atggagaGCAGTGAGGAAGATGACGACTTCCCATCCATCGAGAGCATCACTTCACAGTCCAAGATCGACTCGGTTTATCAGTCTCGAACTGAAAag GGCATTAGAAAGCTTTGTTGTGAACTCTTGGATCTGAAAGATGCAGTTGAAAACTTTTGTGGTAACATGCGCACAAAATACCTGGCTTTCTTAAG AATTTCAGAGGAAGTTGTGGAGATGAAGCATGAACTAACTGAGATGCAGAAACACATTTCTTCCCAAGGTTTGCTTGTGCAGGATTTGGTGACTGGTGTCTGTAGCGAATTGGAAGATTGGAACAAATCTTGCAGTGTGAATGATGTTGCTGAGGAAAACCCTCTGGTTTGTGAAGAACAAGATTCGACACCAAGTGTGCTGTGTAACGAAAGGATGATACTCTTGGACAACATTGATGTTCTCCTGGCTGAGCACAAAGTGGAGGAAGCAATGGAGGCTCTAGTTGCAGAAGAGAGAAAAACTCCAGAGCTAAAGGGCTCTGCTGACAATTTATCTGAGGAGGCACACTCATATAGATTAGCTTTCCTGGAAAGAAAGGCAACAGTTGAGGATCAGCTAGTTGAGCTTGCGGAGCAGCCTTTAGTTAATATAGATGAACGTAGAAAAgcactttcttttttgattAAACTTGGGAAAGGTCCTTCAGCTCATCAGCTGTTGCTGAAATCCTTTGGTTCCCGTCTCCAGACGAGGATTGATGTTTttcttccttcatcttctttgtgCCCAAGAATATTTTCAGCCACACTAGCTAAACTAGTATTCTCTGGCATCTCTGCCATAACAAAAGAATCAGGTTTGGTATTTGGTGATAATCCTGCTTATACCAACAGAGTTGTTCAATGGGCAGAATGGGAAATTGAGTATTTTGTCCGTCTGGTTAAAGAAAATGCGCCATCTTCTGAAACAGTTTCTGCGTTACATGCCGCATGTCTCTGCATACAGGCAAGTCTTAGTTACTGTTCATTGTTGGAATCACAAGGCCTTAAACTCTCGAAGTTACTTCTGGTGCTCTTGCGCCCATATATTGAGGAAGTATTGGAGCTGAATTTTAGACGGGCTAGGAAAGCAGTTCTTAACCTGCTAGAAAGCGAAGAGAACTTGCCAGTGTCACCCCGCTTTGTCTGTCCACTATCTGCCTTTGCAACATCATCTGATGATGCTCTCATTGACAATGGACTGAAATTTATGTACATTATTGAC GAAATACTAGGACAGCTGACTCCACTTGCTCTCGTGCATTTTGGAGCAAACATTTTAAATAGAATCTCACAACTATACGATAAATATGTCGATGCTCTGAACAAAGCCTTACCAGGTCCATCCGACGATGACAATCTTACTGAACTTAAGGAGCTGTTACCCTTCAGAGCTGAGACGGATTCGCAGCAGCTTGCGCTCCTGGGAATGGCTTACACTATTTTTGATGAACTGTTACCAGATGCCATCTGGAACCTCTGGAATCCACAGAGCGAAAGCAAGGAACTAGTGGCTGGAGCCATGGAAAATGCTTCTCCTAGTACACCCCTTCCTGTGGAAGTAAAGGAGTGGAGGCGCCACCTACAACATTCGTTTGACAAGCTTAGAGATCATTTCTGCAGGCAATATGTCTTGAGTTTCATCTATTCAAGAGAAGGGAAAACACGATTGAACGCACAGATTTATTTGAGTGAGAGTGTGGAAGATCAATATTTGGATTCTGATCCCCTGCCATCACTTCCATTTCAG GCTTTATTTGCTAAGTTGCAGCAGTTAGCTACTGTAGCTGGAGATGTTTTacttgaaagagaaaaaatacaaaagatattGCTTGCCAGGCTTACGGAAACAGTGGTGATGTGGTTGTCTGAAGAGCAGGAATTCTGGAGTGCGTTTGAAGATGATTCATCTGCTATTCAGCCACTTGGTTTGCAACAG TTGATTCTTGATATGCACTTCACTGTTGAAATAGCGCGCTTTGCTGGTTATCCATCTCGGCATGTGCACCAGATTGCATCAGCCATCATTGCCCGAGCAATCAGGACGTTTTCTGCTAGAGGCATAGACCCTCAGAG TACCCTCCCGGTGGATGAATGGtttgtcgaaacggcaaaaTTGGCAATAAACAAGCTTCTAGGAACATCAGGTTCAGACACCTCCGAAATTGACGAGGACCACATCATACATGATGATATCATCTCCGATACCGACGAGACTGCTTCTTCCCTTTCGACGGTCGAATCCGTCGAATCGTTTGCTTCTGCGAGCATGGGAGAACTTGAAAGCCCCATGTTCACCGACCCTGAGAGCGAAGATATTTACGTACATACCCGAGTCATCTA TTTAGCTTTTAGCTGA
- the LOC115754044 gene encoding exocyst complex component EXO84C isoform X2, which yields MESSEEDDDFPSIESITSQSKIDSVYQSRTEKGIRKLCCELLDLKDAVENFCGNMRTKYLAFLRISEEVVEMKHELTEMQKHISSQGLLVQDLVTGVCSELEDWNKSCSVNDVAEENPLVCEEQDSTPSVLCNERMILLDNIDVLLAEHKVEEAMEALVAEERKTPELKGSADNLSEEAHSYRLAFLERKATVEDQLVELAEQPLVNIDERRKALSFLIKLGKGPSAHQLLLKSFGSRLQTRIDVFLPSSSLCPRIFSATLAKLVFSGISAITKESGLVFGDNPAYTNRVVQWAEWEIEYFVRLVKENAPSSETVSALHAACLCIQASLSYCSLLESQGLKLSKLLLVLLRPYIEEVLELNFRRARKAVLNLLESEENLPVSPRFVCPLSAFATSSDDALIDNGLKFMYIIDEILGQLTPLALVHFGANILNRISQLYDKYVDALNKALPGPSDDDNLTELKELLPFRAETDSQQLALLGMAYTIFDELLPDAIWNLWNPQSESKELVAGAMENASPSTPLPVEVKEWRRHLQHSFDKLRDHFCRQYVLSFIYSREGKTRLNAQIYLSESVEDQYLDSDPLPSLPFQALFAKLQQLATVAGDVLLEREKIQKILLARLTETVVMWLSEEQEFWSAFEDDSSAIQPLGLQQLILDMHFTVEIARFAGYPSRHVHQIASAIIARAIRTFSARGIDPQSTLPVDEWFVETAKLAINKLLGTSGSDTSEIDEDHIIHDDIISDTDETASSLSTVESVESFASASMGELESPMFTDPESEDIYVHTRVI from the exons atggagaGCAGTGAGGAAGATGACGACTTCCCATCCATCGAGAGCATCACTTCACAGTCCAAGATCGACTCGGTTTATCAGTCTCGAACTGAAAag GGCATTAGAAAGCTTTGTTGTGAACTCTTGGATCTGAAAGATGCAGTTGAAAACTTTTGTGGTAACATGCGCACAAAATACCTGGCTTTCTTAAG AATTTCAGAGGAAGTTGTGGAGATGAAGCATGAACTAACTGAGATGCAGAAACACATTTCTTCCCAAGGTTTGCTTGTGCAGGATTTGGTGACTGGTGTCTGTAGCGAATTGGAAGATTGGAACAAATCTTGCAGTGTGAATGATGTTGCTGAGGAAAACCCTCTGGTTTGTGAAGAACAAGATTCGACACCAAGTGTGCTGTGTAACGAAAGGATGATACTCTTGGACAACATTGATGTTCTCCTGGCTGAGCACAAAGTGGAGGAAGCAATGGAGGCTCTAGTTGCAGAAGAGAGAAAAACTCCAGAGCTAAAGGGCTCTGCTGACAATTTATCTGAGGAGGCACACTCATATAGATTAGCTTTCCTGGAAAGAAAGGCAACAGTTGAGGATCAGCTAGTTGAGCTTGCGGAGCAGCCTTTAGTTAATATAGATGAACGTAGAAAAgcactttcttttttgattAAACTTGGGAAAGGTCCTTCAGCTCATCAGCTGTTGCTGAAATCCTTTGGTTCCCGTCTCCAGACGAGGATTGATGTTTttcttccttcatcttctttgtgCCCAAGAATATTTTCAGCCACACTAGCTAAACTAGTATTCTCTGGCATCTCTGCCATAACAAAAGAATCAGGTTTGGTATTTGGTGATAATCCTGCTTATACCAACAGAGTTGTTCAATGGGCAGAATGGGAAATTGAGTATTTTGTCCGTCTGGTTAAAGAAAATGCGCCATCTTCTGAAACAGTTTCTGCGTTACATGCCGCATGTCTCTGCATACAGGCAAGTCTTAGTTACTGTTCATTGTTGGAATCACAAGGCCTTAAACTCTCGAAGTTACTTCTGGTGCTCTTGCGCCCATATATTGAGGAAGTATTGGAGCTGAATTTTAGACGGGCTAGGAAAGCAGTTCTTAACCTGCTAGAAAGCGAAGAGAACTTGCCAGTGTCACCCCGCTTTGTCTGTCCACTATCTGCCTTTGCAACATCATCTGATGATGCTCTCATTGACAATGGACTGAAATTTATGTACATTATTGAC GAAATACTAGGACAGCTGACTCCACTTGCTCTCGTGCATTTTGGAGCAAACATTTTAAATAGAATCTCACAACTATACGATAAATATGTCGATGCTCTGAACAAAGCCTTACCAGGTCCATCCGACGATGACAATCTTACTGAACTTAAGGAGCTGTTACCCTTCAGAGCTGAGACGGATTCGCAGCAGCTTGCGCTCCTGGGAATGGCTTACACTATTTTTGATGAACTGTTACCAGATGCCATCTGGAACCTCTGGAATCCACAGAGCGAAAGCAAGGAACTAGTGGCTGGAGCCATGGAAAATGCTTCTCCTAGTACACCCCTTCCTGTGGAAGTAAAGGAGTGGAGGCGCCACCTACAACATTCGTTTGACAAGCTTAGAGATCATTTCTGCAGGCAATATGTCTTGAGTTTCATCTATTCAAGAGAAGGGAAAACACGATTGAACGCACAGATTTATTTGAGTGAGAGTGTGGAAGATCAATATTTGGATTCTGATCCCCTGCCATCACTTCCATTTCAG GCTTTATTTGCTAAGTTGCAGCAGTTAGCTACTGTAGCTGGAGATGTTTTacttgaaagagaaaaaatacaaaagatattGCTTGCCAGGCTTACGGAAACAGTGGTGATGTGGTTGTCTGAAGAGCAGGAATTCTGGAGTGCGTTTGAAGATGATTCATCTGCTATTCAGCCACTTGGTTTGCAACAG TTGATTCTTGATATGCACTTCACTGTTGAAATAGCGCGCTTTGCTGGTTATCCATCTCGGCATGTGCACCAGATTGCATCAGCCATCATTGCCCGAGCAATCAGGACGTTTTCTGCTAGAGGCATAGACCCTCAGAG TACCCTCCCGGTGGATGAATGGtttgtcgaaacggcaaaaTTGGCAATAAACAAGCTTCTAGGAACATCAGGTTCAGACACCTCCGAAATTGACGAGGACCACATCATACATGATGATATCATCTCCGATACCGACGAGACTGCTTCTTCCCTTTCGACGGTCGAATCCGTCGAATCGTTTGCTTCTGCGAGCATGGGAGAACTTGAAAGCCCCATGTTCACCGACCCTGAGAGCGAAGATATTTACGTACATACCCGAGTCATCTAG